A region of Anoplopoma fimbria isolate UVic2021 breed Golden Eagle Sablefish chromosome 24, Afim_UVic_2022, whole genome shotgun sequence DNA encodes the following proteins:
- the si:dkey-250d21.1 gene encoding uncharacterized protein si:dkey-250d21.1 isoform X2 has translation MTDCCAAANCDYQPGESENSPPPLFSFPLDPERCKQWLNNCHRQDLSSESPEQLHKLYRLCAKHFEPSVISHQSASSCVLREDAVPTIFDSTMPVNNQSTCNRKRVRDPSEEDPTSVKKTKENSATTEVTEERREEPGALPELQNENENQTQEDVASSKAKETLKVYFKEILALTGFSINGANISTDEPIGGTRGQQALNRICVEKIDKKEILQFSEDLMREEIQNSLRLARFFSILLQDVTSIEGKDQIPVFIRSVTVDGFPQKHLIGFLPCDMDTENLFYMLLSELRNKWGLRMEHCRGLTYLVTGSMCQKMRDLTSRILQEFPQVVLSPSDPYAFNIWIIRCMPVPSIQNVANTVEEVASLLRRTPELCKRLEGKIQMTYGHMKGEVDRIKAAVAENWEYGTDAFQTMLDILEPFLNCINEMISKVDEDTAEQMAKLKPVLKNFNFIITLVVLKNTLCCVSILNSSLRGIISISSTLQYTISNALKLVSKYQQELAIFHRKWFSDAVGRAKKLGVEVAKPETDQGDTAETPLEDLFRETLSRPILQYLVAEVKRVFSTEMVRILRWLSLVPSYMADHNFSIRRDKVADANLNNLARPDTFYEELGCWEVKWRHASKRRILPTTVFATLKIPDIAFYPNVQSLLRVLGTVPCVNAEADVYGQYHMVLERCHSYLRANPEDQRQCSMAYVYVNQDVHFNVEQMVESYAQKHPDILQLLQTDDDAKEKPPQASHGNHAEKDTEEELQFLNLEMDAERLVEMRCAETDRDALKSALQAAVTAAYSSQSRQHGDASAQEGEVEYVTKSEMKEVLTVCEKAVREGILLEVGTSFFSLFIDCVVKFGDKDYLPLFLRFVDSFDVMRLELMGFLEADLDCDAMVQRLLEIVTVEWNLDLNNCRGQAYLGSGDVSYKLKAFACKVQETHPLAISTHCSSYSFNTWWSKSIPVPAVKRALDTFEEVVMFFGSSATLQKQLDHVIAFGLRESYEKVQELQGKFCALWQEKHDSYEVFVQMLEPLVECLEKIKNNPQRWKAFVSDQAGALLRKVMEFDFIIAMVVLKNASSFTRELSAGLQKDHFSAASQLCQISGIVATLNRVKTNMKVFHQNWFDEASAMAQSLRVQIEVPENASQTARDGMMKPVGFYKDGLSVPLVDNLINAVKDHFSEDHKEALNFLSLVPCSVTVSYMFESLKSKPPLYSGDLPDADNFFTELCCWRVTWKTKVASVTIPGSIFHTLRLPLMQYFGNINALLRIMSVLPSTALEDCGVIMRHKRFQEYLRNTNPKNRSLCLAMLQVGTDFSRDLDRMVTQCLKVTPQALEGICLDKESKSFNRNSENNMEVDCVKEETEEPKIQQSPDKVEDQDMKPADENGHSGDNRQSLATVFKLATLLGKKNSSLSDLSEDDRELFIQELSMCHWFGNEGRCAPSIGEDEMVNLLINGIRDVILKEIQESPFFSLITDKPVKIADKTHLPVFVRFVGELAPKVELMGFLPFDESCHVDTQANNLAKILTEDWGLPMSQCRGQAFMHLGSGYQSLKKMSLDFLMSYPLSVVTPSESCGLAHWLAGSVPCPSVAKMLDITEDLLLFFDECPSLEGQLAQAVDGLLNMPREALEEMPETCCSRWKKREDFFDILADTLEGILSCLDAVSSSGIGAKSMHAQVLSTALRNLDFIVTLVILKNACAPLRNCSTVFRCGNPADILCEVEKIPSIIETLNKMLENVSTLHSTWFEQAFQLATRVAPEQVCFSEEANSYESPEIYYRENLSIPLLRSLVDEMKYSFSDSHLKALSVLSLLPTCNPQPVLPETTDKPFSRYLADLPEPEAAEQEINAWAAVWEEKYQDAAPPSSIAETLVHPESKSHPTVTSLLRLVAVLPSVSMEWDLMKTTLNSMRDLLKNTVCKGSIKDHVVLLSHCTTLQRLPEVIEKCMEVDPESSQCLSQVMGTLQRLKLDSGGVEAEPATPTELHASIVAEKSADGEVKSAGNEVILEVAQGPRKAVSFYEPQLREQILKELWDSQFFTVITEQAVEIDSELYVPLCIRYLNKEDIQCEETLAFIPFGEDPVVFADAIETALSEKWGLNMEYCRGQALLSVGEVGAQMRAVSLAIAKKYPQAVRTVSSALSLNVWLARSSPAEEAADGAVLIGKILHWLTEDTERQNKLEDMIIHVFQQDEVRGNELRDKLIKNWEKSHDMHEVMVEILEAVMLCLNELKGEGSASNRQQASQLFDAMRNFEFILSTVVQKNILSVTKKLSQSLQGKPLDMLLAVNNLPDLKASLSKLKSDIDTHHKAWFEEATTLASKLHVTMMHSVLLEPLSEFYKESVSMKVVEHSIAEIDDLFTEKVLDTLRCLEIVPYAMSKVETSILSGLVFRLYKEDLPDQVSLHTEMKSWKEKWLDPLAGYLPTTVLDTLKTSQIRSFSNIETLLRLQVILPFSRRESNFRQGKRSLQEFIQQEKRSLTELHPL, from the exons ATGACTGACTGCTGCGCCGCAGCCAACTGTGATTATCAGCCGGGAGAATCAGAaaactctcctcctccacttttCAGCTTCCCCTTGGACCCTGAGCG ATGCAAACAATGGTTGAACAACTGTCATCGCCAAGATCTGTCATCAGAATCTCCTGAGCAGTTGCATAAGCTGTACAGACTGTGTGCAAAACACTTTGAGCCCTCTGTGATCTCTCATCAG AGCGCCTCCAGTTGTGTCTTAAGGGAAGATGCTGTTCCAACCATATTTGACTCAACAATGCCTGTGAATAATCAATCAACCTGCAACAGGAAGCGAGTTAGGGATCCT TCTGAGGAGGATCCTACCTctgtgaagaaaacaaaag AAAACTCAGCAACAACAGAAGtgactgaggagaggagagaagaaccTGGTGCATTGCCTGAACTGCAAAACGAGAACGAGAACCAGACCCAAGAGGATGTAGCCAGCTCTAAAGCAAAAGAGACTCTGAAAGTCTATTTCAAGGAAATCCTGGCACTGACTGGCTTCAGCATAAATGGTGCAAACATCAGCACTGATGAGCCAATCGGAGGTACGAGAGGACAGCAGGCTCTCAATCGTATCTGCGTGGAGAAAATTGACAAGAAGGAAATCCTCCAGTTCAGCGAAGACCTCATGCGGGAGGAGATCCAAAACAGCCTAAGGCTGGCGCGATTCTTCTCCATTCTGCTTCAGGATGTGACAAGTATAGAGGGCAAGGATCAGATCCCAGTTTTCATCAGGTCTGTCACAGTGGATGGGTTCCCACAAAAGCACCTCATTGGGTTCTTACCATGCGACATGGATACAGAGAATCTCTTTTACATGCTTCTGTCAGAGTTGCGAAACAAGTGGGGGCTGAGGATGGAGCACTGCAGGGGACTGACTTATCTGGTCACAGGCAGCATGTGTCAGAAAATGCGAGACCTTACCTCCAGGATTCTGCAGGAGTTCCCACAAGTAGTGCTGTCACCAAGCGACCCATATGCCTTCAACATATGGATTATTCGCTGCATGCCTGTGCCCTCTATTCAAAACGTTGCTAACACTGTAGAGGAGGTGGCCTCGTTACTCAGGAGAACACCCGAGCTGTGCAAAAGATTGGAGGGAAAGATCCAGATGACATATGGGCATATGAAAGGGGAAGTGGACAGGATCAAGGCAGCCGTCGCTGAGAACTGGGAATATGGCACTGATGCCTTCCAGACCATGTTGGACATTCTGGAGCCGTTCCTGAACTGCATCAACGAGATGATTTCAAAGGTGGACGAAGATACTGCTGAACAGATGGCCAAGCTCAAGCCAGTACTGAAGAATTTCAATTTCATCATCACACTTGTTGTTCTGAAGAACACCCTCTGTTGTGTGAGCATACTCAACTCGAGTCTCAGGGGAATAATTAGCATCAGCAGTACCTTGCAGTACACAATTTCCAATGCCTTAAAGCTGGTAAGCAAATACCAACAGGAGCTTGCAATATTCCACAGGAAATGGTTTTCAGACGCAGTTGGCAGAGCAAAGAAGCTGGGAGTGGAGGTCGCCAAACCAGAGACGGACCAAGGAGACACGGCTGAAACGCCACTGGAGGACCTTTTCAGAGAAACTCTGAGCCGGCCTATCTTGCAGTATCTTGTTGCAGAAGTGAAGAGAGTGTTCAGCACAGAGATGGTGAGGATTCTCCGATGGCTCTCGTTAGTGCCATCCTACATGGCTGACCACAATTTCAGCATTCGCAGGGATAAAGTGGCAGACGCCAACTTGAACAACCTCGCAAGGCCCGACACATTCTACGAAGAGCTCGGTTGTTGGGAGGTGAAATGGAGGCACGCGAGCAAGCGCAGAATCCTGCCGACCACGGTGTTTGCAACACTCAAGATTCCAGATATTGCGTTCTACCCGAATGTGCAGAGCCTGCTGCGGGTGTTGGGCACTGTTCCATGTGTAAATGCAGAGGCAGATGTGTATGGTCAATACCATATGGTACTGGAGCGGTGCCACTCCTACCTGAGAGCCAACCCAGAGGACCAAAGACAGTGCAGCATGGCATATGTCTACGTGAACCAAGATGTGCACTTCAATGTCGAACAAATGGTGGAGTCATATGCCCAGAAGCATCCAGACATCCTGCAATTGCTGCAAACG gatGATGACGCAAAGGAGAAGCCTCCCCAAG CATCCCATGGGAACCATGCTGAAAAGGACACTGAAGAAGAATTACAGTTCCTAAACCTAGAGATGGATGCTGAAAGGCTTGTGGAGATGAGGTGTGCAGAGACTGACAGGGATGCTCTTAAATCTGCTTTGCAAGCTGCAGTGACGGCCGCTTACAGCAGCCAAAGCAGGCAACATGGTGACGCTTCTGCTCAGGAGGGAGAGGTCGAGTATGTGACCAAGTCTGAAATGAAAGAAGTTCTCACTGTGTGCGAGAAGGCTGTCAGGGAGGGAATTCTCCTGGAAGTGGGGacgtcttttttttccttgttcATCGACTGCGTTGTGAAGTTTGGTGATAAAGACTATCTTCCACTCTTCCTGAGGTTTGTGGACAGTTTTGATGTCATGAGATTGGAGTTGATGGGATTCCTTGAGGCAGATCTTGATTGTGATGCCATGGTACAGCGTCTGCTGGAAATAGTAACTGTTGAGTGGAATCTTGATTTGAATAACTGCAGAGGTCAAGCATACCTGGGCTCTGGTGATGTTTCCTACAAGCTGAAAGCTTTTGCCTGCAAAGTCCAAGAGACGCATCCTCTTGCTATAAGTACACACTGCTCTTCCTACTCTTTCAACACATGGTGGTCAAAATCCATCCCAGTGCCTGCTGTTAAGAGAGCCCTGGATACATTTGAAGAGGttgtgatgttttttggcaGCAGCGCAACTCTACAAAAACAGCTCGACCATGTGATAGCGTTTGGTCTTAGAGAGAGCTATGAAAAGGTCCAAGAGCTACAGGGGAAGTTCTGTGCCCTTTGGCAAGAGAAGCATGATTCTTATGAGGTGTTTGTGCAGATGCTGGAGCCTTTGGTTGAATGTCtggagaaaatcaaaaataacCCACAGAGATGGAAAGCCTTTGTGTCCGACCAAGCTGGGGCACTCCTCCGCAAGGTAATGGAATTTGATTTCATCATTGCCATGGTCGTCTTGAAGAATGCATCCTCTTTCACCAGAGAACTGAGTGCAGGTCTCCAGAAGGACCACTTCAGTGCCGCATCCCAACTTTGCCAAATCAGCGGGATCGTGGCCACGCTGAACCGAGTAAAAACGAACATGAAGGTCTTTCACCAGAACTGGTTTGACGAGGCCAGTGCAATGGCACAGAGTCTAAGAGTGCAGATTGAAGTGCCTGAAAATGCCTCGCAGACGGCAAGGGACGGCATGATGAAGCCTGTCGGTTTTTACAAAGATGGCTTAAGTGTACCCCTAGTAGATAACCTCATCAATGCCGTAAAGGATCATTTTTCAGAGGACCACAAAGAAGCTCTCAACTTTCTATCACTAGTTCCATGCTCGGTCACAGTGAGTTACATGTTTGAGAGCCTGAAGTCGAAGCCTCCTCTCTACAGCGGTGATCTTCCTGATGCTGACAACTTCTTCACAGAGCTGTGCTGTTGGAGAGTAACATGGAAGACCAAAGTTGCGTCCGTGACCATCCCAGGCTCAATATTTCACACGTTGCGCCTTCCGCTCATGCAGTACTTTGGCAACATCAATGCACTGCTGAGGATCATGTCCGTGCTACCCAGCACGGCGTTGGAGGACTGTGGTGTCATAATGCGGCACAAGAGGTTCCAAGAGTACCTGAGAAACACAAATCCCAAAAACAGGTCCCTGTGCTTGGCAATGCTGCAAGTGGGCACGGACTTCAGCAGAGACCTGGACCGCATGGTGACCCAGTGTTTGAAGGTTACTCCGCAAGCCTTGGAGGGTATATGTTTG GACAAGGAATCCAAAAGTTTCAACAGAAACTCTGAAAACAACATGGAAG TTGATTGTGTCAAGGAGGAAACTGAAGAGCCTAAAATTCAGCAATCTCCTGACAAAGTTGAGGACCAGGACATGAAACCAGCAGATGAGAATGGGCACTCGGGAGATAATCGTCAGAGTCTGGCGACGGTATTCAAACTGGCCACACTACTGGGGAAAAAGAACAGCAGTCTCTCTGACCTCTCAGAGGACGACCGAGAGCTTTTCATCCAGGAGCTCAGCATGTGCCACTGGTTTGGAAATGAGGGCAGATGCGCGCCCTCTATAGGCGAGGATGAAATGGTGAACCTCCTCATAAATGGAATCAGAGATGTCATACTCAAGGAGATACAGGAATCGCCGTTCTTCTCACTTATCACGGACAAACCCGTTAAGATCGCTGACAAGACCCACCTGCCTGTTTTTGTCAGGTTTGTTGGAGAATTGGCTCCAAAAGTAGAGCTCATGGGTTTCTTACCATTTGATGAAAGCTGTCATGTTGATACACAAGCGAATAACCTTGCAAAGATTCTCACCGAAGACTGGGGCTTACCAATGTCTCAGTGTCGTGGACAAGCATTCATGCACTTGGGCTCAGGTTATCAAAGCCTGAAGAAAATGTCTTTGGATTTCCTCATGAGCTATCCTCTCTCCGTTGTAACACCCAGCGAGTCTTGCGGCCTTGCCCATTGGCTGGCAGGAAGTGTGCCTTGCCCTTCAGTAGCAAAAATGTTGGATATCACAGAAGACCTACTGCTGTTCTTTGATGAATGTCCTAGTCTGGAGGGACAGCTGGCACAAGCTGTTGATGGGCTGCTGAATATGCCAAGAGAGGCCCTAGAAGAAATGCCAGAGACATGTTGCTCGaggtggaaaaagagagaggactTCTTTGACATACTCGCTGACACATTAGAGGGCATCCTCAGCTGCCTTGATGCGGTTAGCTCGAGTGGCATAGGTGCCAAGTCGATGCATGCTCAAGTTCTCTCCACCGCTCTGAGAAATCTGGATTTCATTGTCACCCTCGTGATTTTGAAGAATGCTTGTGCTCCCCTTCGTAACTGTAGCACTGTCTTCCGCTGTGGAAACCCTGCTGATATTCTCTGTGAAGTGGAAAAAATCCCCTCCATCATAGAGACTCTTAacaaaatgttagaaaatgtgAGCACTCTGCACTCCACTTGGTTTGAGCAGGCATTCCAGCTAGCAACCAGGGTAGCTCCTGAACAAGTTTGCTTCTCAGAGGAAGCCAACAGCTATGAATCTCCTGAGATCTATTACAGAGAAAATCTGAGCATCCCTCTCCTCAGAAGTCTCGTCGATGAAATGAAGTACAGCTTCTCAGACAGCCACTTAAAGGCCCTGTCGGTCCTGTCCTTACTGCCCACATGCAATCCACAGCCCGTTCTGCCGGAGACCACTGACAAGCCGTTCAGCCGCTACCTCGCAGATCTCCCTGAGCCAGAAGCAGCCGAGCAGGAAATCAACGCATGGGCCGCTGTCTGGGAAGAGAAATACCAGGATGCTGCTCCTCCATCATCCATCGCTGAAACACTAGTCCATCCTGAGTCGAAGAGCCACCCCACTGTTACCTCACTGCTTAGGCTAGTAGCTGTCCTGCCCAGTGTCAGTATGGAGTGGGACCTGATGAAGACCACTCTGAATTCAATGAGGGATCTGTTAAAAAACACTGTATGCAAAGGCAGCATAAAGGACCATGTGGTGCTCCTCTCTCACTGCACAACTCTGCAGAGACTGCCTGAGGTCATTGAGAAGTGCATGGAGGTTGATCCAGAGAGCAGTCAATGTCTATCCCAG GTGATGGGAACTTTGCAAAGACTAAAATTGGACAGCG gagGCGTTGAAGCAGAACCGGCAACACCAACAGAATTGCACGCCTCCATTGTAGCAGAGAAGTCTGCTGATGGTGAGGTGAAATCGGCTGGTAATGAAGTGATACTGGAGGTCGCACAGGGACCAAGAAAAGCAGTGTCTTTCTATGAGCCGCAGCTGCGTGAACAAATCCTCAAGGAACTCTGGGACTCTCAGTTCTTTACAGTTATAACTGAGCAAGCTGTCGAAATTGACAGCGAGCTTTACGTCCCGTTGTGCATCAGGTACTTAAACAAGGAGGACATCCAGTGTGAAGAAACACTGGCTTTCATCCCTTTCGGTGAAGACCCAGTCGTCTTTGCAGATGCTATTGAGACTGCCCTGTCTGAGAAGTGGGGGCTCAACATGGAGTACTGTAGAGGGCAGGCCTTGCTGAGTGTTGGTGAAGTCGGAGCTCAGATGAGGGCTGTAAGTTTAGCCATAGCTAAGAAATACCCCCAAGCTGTGAGAACCGTCAGCTCTGCGTTGTCTCTTAATGTATGGCTGGCTAGATCGTCTCCTGCTGAAGAAGCAGCAGACGGAGCAGTTCTGATAGGTAAAATATTACATTGGCTCACAGAGGATACAGAACGCCAGAACAAACTGGAAGACATGATCATTCACGTGTTCCAGCAGGATGAGGTAAGGGGCAACGAGCTGAGGGACAAGCTCATTAAAAACTGGGAGAAGAGTCATGACATGCACGAGGTGATGGTGGAGATTTTAGAAGCTGTCATGCTCTGTCTGAATGAGCTGAAAGGGGAGGGAAGTGCTTCGAACCGGCAGCAGGCATCGCAGTTGTTTGATGCGATGCGAAACTTTGAGTTCATCCTGTCAACCGTGGTTCAGAAGAACATCTTGAGTGTAACTAAAAAGCTAAGTCAGTCTCTGCAGGGCAAACCCTTAGACATGTTGCTTGCTGTGAATAATTTGCCAGACCTCAAAGCATCCCTCAGTAAACTGAAGAGTGATATTGACACCCATCACAAAGCCTGGTTTGAGGAAGCCACCACGCTGGCCTCTAAACTCCATGTAACAATGATGCATTCTGTGCTGCTAGAGCCATTGAGTGAGTTTTACAAGGAATCAGTAAGCATGAAGGTCGTAGAGCACTCAATAGCAGAAATTGACGACCTCTTCACGGAAAAGGTATTGGATACTTTGAGGTGTCTGGAGATTGTGCCTTACGCAATGTCCAAAGTAGAAACCAGCATTCTTAGTGGTCTTGTGTTCCGCCTGTACAAGGAGGACTTGCCAGATCAGGTCTCGCTTCACACTGAGATGAAGTCGTGGAAGGAGAAATGGCTGGATCCCCTGGCAGGCTATCTCCCGACTACAGTGCTCGATACGCTCAAGACGTCACAGATAAGAAGTTTTAGTAACATTGAAACTCTCCTCAGACTCCAGGTCATCTTGCCCTTTTCAAGGAGGGAGAGCAACTTCAGGCAGGGGAAAAGAAGCTTACAGGAGTTCATTCAGCAGGAAAAGCGATCCCTCACTGAGCTACATCCTCTGTAA